A stretch of the Vigna radiata var. radiata cultivar VC1973A chromosome 7, Vradiata_ver6, whole genome shotgun sequence genome encodes the following:
- the LOC106769189 gene encoding phospholipid-transporting ATPase 1: MEPGTPLESSSNFDSLMFNSSSHRSTVSIQSRSFGVNNSTREVSFGHSGSKPARYGSTGADSEFLSMSQKEIRDEDARLVYVDDPEKTNEKLEFAGNSILTGKYSILTFLPRNLFEQFHRVAYIYFLAIAILNQLPQLAVFGRGVSIMPLAIVLLVTAVKDAFEDWRRHKSDKIENNRFGLVLVNDQFVEKKWKHIRVGEVIKIRANETIPCDVVLLSTSDPTGVAYVQTLNLDGESNLKTRYAKQETQSKVPEKEKLNLLIKCEKPNRNIYGFQGNIEVDGKRLSLGSSNIVLRGCELKNTNWALGVAVYCGPETKAMLNSSGAPSKRSLLETRMNSEIIMLSFFLIALCTVTSVCAAVWLKRHKDELNLSPYYRKLDFSKGEEDNYKYYGWGPEIVFTFLMSVIVYQVMIPISLYISMELVRVGQAYFMIGDSRMYDKATESRFQCRALNINEDLGQIKYVFSDKTGTLTENKMEFKCASILGFDYSSTAASLENEQVEYSVQADGTVFKPKMMVKVNQELLQLSKSGFTSEEGKQIYDFFLALAACNTIVPLVVDTSDPMVKLIDYQGESPDEQALTYAAAAYGFTLIERTSGHIVLDIRGERKKFNVLGLHEFDSDRKRMSVILGYSDNCVKLFVKGADTSMLRLIDKSLNTDILQATETHLRSYSSVGLRTLVIGTRDLEVSEFEQWHTAFEVASTALMGRAALLRKVAINIEKNLCILGATAIEDKLQQGVPESIESLRTAGIKVWVLTGDKQETAISIGYSSKLLTSNMIQILINSNNRESCRRRLQDALVMSRQHMTVPGVTHNSGGSSGSVLTLALVIDGTSLVYILDSELEEDFFQLAIRCSVVLCCRVAPLQKAGIVALVKKRTDDMTLAIGDGANDVSMIQMADIGVGISGQEGRQAVMASDFAMGQFRFLVPLLLVHGHWNYQRLGYMIIYNFYRNAIFVLVLFWYVLFTAFTLTTAINEWSSMLYSIIYTAVPTIVVGILDKDLSKRTLLKNPQLYGAGLRNEAYNKRLFWLTMADTLWQSIAVFFAPLIAYWGTTVDVASIGDLWTLAVVILVNLHLAMDVIRWNWITHAAIWGSIVATFICVMVIDAIPSFPGYWAIFDVGGTALFWLCLVGSVIAALLPRLVVKYVYQYYFPSDIQISRETEKFGNPRDHGGRQIEMLPVSDGPVR; encoded by the exons ATGGAACCGGGAACCCCATTAGAGAGTTCTTCCAATTTTGACTCTTTAATGTTCAATTCATCATCACACAGAAGTACCGTGTCCATTCAGTCCAGGAGTTTTGGTGTTAACAACTCCACCAGGGAAGTGAGTTTTGGCCACTCAGGATCCAAGCCAGCGAGATATGGGTCAACGGGTGCTGATTCCGAGTTTCTCAGTATGTCTCAGAAGGAAATACGTGATGAGGATGCAAGGTTGGTTTATGTTGATGATCCTGAGAAGACAAATGAAAAGCTTGAATTTGCTGGGAATTCGATTCTTACTGGAAAGTACTCCATCCTCACCTTTCTCCCAAGGAATTTGTTTGAACAGTTTCATAGAGTTGCTTATATTTACTTCCTTGCAATTGCCATTCTTAATCAGCTCCCTCAGTTAGCTGTTTTTGGGAGGGGTGTTTCCATTATGCCATTGGCCATTGTGCTTCTGGTTACTGCTGTGAAGGATGCATTTGAGGACTGGAGGAGGCACAAGTCTGACAAAATTGAGAACAACAGGTTCGGATTGGTTTTGGTTAATGATCAGTTTGTGGAGAAGAAGTGGAAGCATATTAGAGTTGGGGAAGTTATTAAAATCAGAGCGAATGAAACCATTCCTTGTGATGTTGTGCTGCTCTCGACTAGTGACCCCACTGGGGTTGCTTATGTGCAGACTCTTAATCTGGATGGAGAGTCTAATTTGAAGACTAGGTATGCAAAGCAAGAGACTCAATCTAAGGTGCCAGAAAAGGAGAAGTTAAATCTGTTGATTAAGTGTGAGAAACCCAATAGGAATATATATGGGTTTCAGGGTAATATAGAAGTTGATGGAAAGAGGTTGTCTCTTGGATCCTCTAACATTGTACTTAGAGGCTGTGAGCTCAAGAATACTAATTGGGCATTGGGAGTTGCCGTGTATTGCGGCCCTGAGACCAAAGCCATGCTCAACAGCTCAGGAGCTCCATCCAAAAGGAGTCTTCTTGAGACTCGCATGAACTCTGAGATCATtatgctttctttctttcttatagCTTTGTGTACAGTGACCTCAGTTTGTGCTGCTGTTTGGTTAAAGCGCCACAAGGATGAGTTGAATCTCTCACCTTATTATAGGAAGCTGGATTTTTCAAAGGGGGAAGAGGACAACTATAAATATTATGGATGGGGACCAGAAATTGTTTTCACTTTCCTCATGTCAGTCATAGTGTACCAGGTTATGATCCCCATATCCTTGTACATTTCGATGGAGCTTGTCCGTGTTGGTCAGGCATACTTCATGATCGGAGATTCTAGAATGTATGATAAGGCAACAGAGTCAAGATTTCAGTGCAGAGCTTTGAATATTAACGAAGATTTAGGCCaaattaaatatgtcttttctgATAAAACTGGCACACTGACTGAGAACAAGATGGAGTTTAAATGCGCAAGCATATTGGGGTTTGATTACAGTTCAACGGCGGCCAGTCTTGAGAATGAGCAAGTTGAATACTCTGTTCAAG CGGATGGGACGGTCTTTAAGCCAAAGATGATGGTGAAAGTTAATCAAGAGCTTTTGCAATTATCAAAGAGTGGATTTACAAGTGAGGAGGGGAAAcagatttatgatttttttctagCATTGGCTGCCTGCAATACCATTGTGCCTCTTGTTGTTGACACATCTGACCCTATGGTTAAGCTGATAGATTACCAAGGAGAATCACCGGATGAGCAGGCATTGACTTATGCTGCCGCTGCGTATGGTTTTACGCTAATTGAACGAACCTCAGGTCACATAGTCCTTGATATTCGAggagaaaggaaaaa GTTCAATGTCTTAGGTTTGCATGAATTTGATAGTGATCGAAAAAGGATGTCAGTTATACTGGGGTACAGTGACAATTGTGTGAAACTTTTTGTTAAAGGTGCAGATACATCCATGCTTAGATTGATTGACAAATCATTGAACACAGACATACTACAAGCAACTGAAACCCATCTTCGTTCTTATTCCTCTGTGGGTTTGAGGACACTTGTTATTGGGACTCGGGACTTAGAAGTTTCAGAATTTGAGCAATGGCACACTGCCTTTGAGGTAGCAAGTACTGCTTTGATGGGTAGGGCAGCTTTGCTTCGCAAGGTCGCTATCAATATAGAGAAGAATCTCTGCATATTGGGTGCAACTGCCATTGAAGATAAACTGCAGCAAGGTGTGCCAGAATCTATCGAGTCTCTAAGGACTGCAGGTATTAAAGTATGGGTCTTGACTGGGGACAAACAGGAAACTGCCATATCTATTGGGTACTCCTCTAAGCTCCTAACGAGCAACatgattcaaattttaattaattccaaCAATAGAGAGTCATGTAGAAGACGTTTACAAGATGCCCTTGTCATGTCTAGACAACACATGACTGTGCCTGGGGTTACTCACAATTCAGGAGGAAGTTCAGGATCTGTTTTAACTCTAGCCTTGGTTATTGATGGTACCAGTCTTGTTTATATTCTTGACAGTGAGCTTGAAGAAGAT TTCTTTCAACTTGCAATTAGATGTTCTGTTGTTCTCTGTTGTCGAGTGGCTCCACTACAGAAAGCTGGGATTGTTGCCCTTGTGAAGAAGAGGACAGATGACATGACGCTAGCCATTGGAGATG GTGCTAATGATGTATCGATGATCCAAATGGCTGATATTGGAGTTGGAATCAGTGGGCAGGAAGGTCGGCAAGCTGTAATGGCTTCAGATTTTGCAATGGGGCAGTTTAGGTTTTTAGTTCCTCTCTTGTTGGTACATGGACATTGGAATTACCAACGACTGGGTTACATGATAATATACAACTTTTACAGAAATGCTATCTTTGTTCTTGTCCTATTTTG GTATGTGCTCTTTACTGCCTTCACATTGACAACAGCTATAAATGAATGGAGCAGCATGCTATACTCAATAATCTACACTGCAGTGCCAACTATTGTTGTTGGTATTCTCGACAAGGATCTTAGTAAAAGGACTCTCCTAAAGAATCCTCAGCTTTATGGGGCCGGGCTGAGAAATGAGGCCTACAACAAAAGGCTGTTTTGGTTGACAATGGCTGATACTTTGTGGCAAAGCATTGCTGTCTTCTTTGCTCCCCTTATTGCATATTGGGGAACCACTGTAGACGTAGCAAGCATAGGTGATCTTTGGACTCTTGCAGTAGTTATTTTGGTTAATTTGCATCTGGCCATGGATGTCATCAGGTGGAATTGGATTACTCATGCAGCCATTTGGGGCTCTATTGTAGCAACTTTCATATGTGTCATGGTTATTGATGCCATACCATCCTTTCCTGGTTACTG GGCTATCTTTGATGTTGGAGGCACTGCATTGTTCTGGTTATGTTTGGTTGGAAGTGTAATAGCCGCATTACTTCCCAGATTAGTTGTAAAATATGTTTACCAGTATTATTTTCCCAGTGATATTCAGATTTCAAGAGAAACTGAGAAGTTTGGGAATCCAAGAGACCATGGAGGAAGACAGATAGAAATGCTTCCTGTTTCAGATGGTCCAGTAAGATAG
- the LOC106767305 gene encoding cyclic dof factor 1, with amino-acid sequence MSQVRDSAIKLFGADIHTTHTPIKPTTLFPDLHSLTRIQPLPQPIIVMNGLEESTNDEVDVPLNEEVSSKQTDSQDGNDTPRDTCKNPTLKLVGKVVHRTNEHRNAKRNIDQEKVFKKPDKVLQCPRCNSLETKFCYFNNYNVNQPRHFCKNCQRYWTAGGAIRNVPVGAGKRKNKHSTLQYYQKPVTPDGASAIQTHSGASSDDMILSSNELSVTSRPIREREENPLSEPVETVLSLNGQRKFDVDFPTVKDGEDPSSSSMRSNEMEQVGLAQHFNGLIPLHSFHYHSVPSWSYQWNPCWNVKEFRSSSTSYTGSPTMMAVSGFSIPTVMQPAAPYSYSGFISNLAGQEEESSLIGSAFSGISLSSSSVSNSTSSGNRSPTLGKHSRDGSTPKEAAMKQNLWVPKTVRINGPEEAANSSIWTTLGTKSEQNKIILKGSVFKSFESKTSADDNQIRRTNPAAFSRSESFQESM; translated from the exons ATGTCCCAAGTTAGAGATTCTGCAATAAAGCTTTTTGGAGCAGATATTCATACTACACATACTCCCATTAAGCCAACCACACTTTTCCCAGATTTACACTCATTGACTCGGATTCAGCCTCTGCCTCAACCCATCATCGTCATG AATGGACTTGAAGAATCAACTAATGATGAAGTGGATGTTCCTTTGAATGAAGAAGTTTCTAGCAAACAGACTGATTCTCAAGATGGTAATGATACTCCAAGAGACACGTGTAAAAATCCTACACTGAAACTGGTGGGCAAAGTAGTTCATAGGACTAATGAGCACAGGAATGCTAAAAGAAATATTGATCAGGAAAAGGTTTTTAAGAAGCCAGACAAGGTTCTGCAATGTCCTCGCTGCAATAGTTTGGAAACAAAGTTTTGCTACTTCAACAATTACAATGTTAACCAACCTAGACATTTCTGTAAAAATTGCCAAAGGTATTGGACAGCTGGAGGGGCGATTAGAAATGTTCCTGTTGGGGCTGGTAAGCGTAAGAATAAGCACTCAACTCTGCAGTATTATCAGAAACCTGTGACTCCTGATGGTGCATCTGCGATCCAGACACATTCCGGTGCTTCTAGTGATGATATGATTCTGTCATCTAATGAACTTTCTGTGACTTCAAGACCTATCAGAGAAAGGGAGGAAAATCCTCTTAGTGAACCCGTAGAAACTGTGTTGAGTCTCAATGGCCAAAGAAAATTTGATGTGGACTTTCCCACTGTCAAAGATGGTGAGGACCCTTCCAGCTCCTCTATGAGATCTAATGAAATGGAGCAGGTTGGTTTGGCACAACACTTTAATGGTTTAATTCCCTTACATTCATTTCATTATCATTCTGTCCCTTCATGGTCTTATCAATGGAATCCATGTTGGAATGTCAAGGAGTTTAGGTCCAGTAGCACTAGTTACACAGGTTCTCCAACCATGATGGCAGTTTCTGGCTTCTCCATACCAACGGTAATGCAGCCTGCAGCACCTTATTCGTATTCAGGTTTCATATCAAACTTAGCTGGCCAAGAGGAAGAGTCTTCATTGATTGGATCTGCATTTAGTGGCATCTCATTGTCTTCATCTTCTGTCAGCAATAGTACTAGTTCTGGTAATAGATCCCCAACCTTGGGAAAACATTCCAGAGATGGAAGCACACCGAAGGAAGCTGCAATGAAACAGAACCTTTGGGTGCCTAAGACTGTTAGAATTAACGGTCCAGAAGAGGCTGCAAACAGTTCTATATGGACAACTTTGGGAACAAAATCTGAACagaacaaaatcattttaaaaggaAGTGTCTTTAAATCATTTGAGTCTAAGACAAGTGCTGATGATAATCAAATTCGAAGGACAAACCCTGCTGCTTTCTCACGCTCTGAATCTTTTCAGGAAAGCATGTGA